One genomic window of Paenisporosarcina antarctica includes the following:
- a CDS encoding sensor histidine kinase — MNLQIKKAINIFTTIFVIGATVFLLLHTTKFSLELCLLSFTYIFVFVIRDFILKIDLHRITGILFLFFQLALALVIFVWSGSFFAQIFVLILIGEFTLRHSRNLSIIFTIVSYTFSLLSLMIYNNFPPFEQIYALLPRVIEYFAIFGISHLAQIAFHQKNQLASDHALLQSASIELEKKSILQERTRISREIHDSVGHTLTSAIVGLQCASHAIEKKNYSLAKDMIGRTKAHINSGLDDVRSSVHLLRENVLGPQFIPELIKLIDETKKQTNVEIACEVDTTISNLSSLIEITLYRALQEGLTNGIRHGSSTYFHFSLTQHSDYIEFTLFNNGKSPIQIVHGFGLKTMKERVTDVGGKLSISNKFSANGVTLKIKIPIQAKSTGQE, encoded by the coding sequence ATGAATTTACAAATTAAAAAAGCAATAAATATATTCACTACTATCTTCGTAATAGGAGCAACTGTTTTCTTATTGCTCCATACGACTAAGTTTTCTCTTGAACTATGCTTGCTATCCTTCACTTATATCTTTGTTTTCGTGATTCGAGATTTTATTTTAAAAATCGATTTACACCGAATTACAGGCATCCTGTTTTTATTCTTTCAATTAGCATTGGCTTTGGTCATCTTTGTATGGTCGGGAAGCTTTTTTGCACAAATTTTTGTCTTAATTCTTATAGGAGAATTCACCTTGCGTCATTCTAGAAATCTCTCTATTATCTTTACCATAGTGAGCTATACTTTCAGTCTTCTAAGCCTAATGATATACAACAATTTTCCGCCATTTGAACAAATATACGCTCTCTTACCCAGAGTCATAGAATACTTTGCTATTTTCGGGATTAGTCACCTTGCACAAATTGCTTTTCATCAAAAAAATCAGCTGGCTAGTGACCATGCACTATTGCAAAGCGCCTCGATTGAATTGGAGAAAAAATCAATATTGCAAGAGCGAACTAGAATATCCCGTGAAATTCATGACTCGGTTGGGCATACGCTAACATCAGCGATAGTTGGATTGCAATGTGCATCACATGCTATAGAAAAAAAAAATTATTCCCTTGCTAAAGATATGATTGGAAGAACGAAAGCACATATTAACAGCGGTTTGGATGACGTGCGAAGTTCCGTACATTTGTTGCGCGAAAACGTCCTAGGTCCCCAGTTCATACCAGAGCTTATTAAACTAATTGATGAAACAAAGAAGCAAACCAACGTGGAAATTGCATGCGAAGTAGACACAACGATATCTAATCTATCTTCATTAATCGAGATCACACTCTATCGTGCACTACAAGAGGGCCTTACCAATGGAATTCGGCACGGTTCTAGTACCTATTTCCACTTCTCATTGACTCAACATTCTGATTACATAGAATTTACATTATTTAATAATGGTAAATCCCCAATCCAAATAGTTCATGGCTTTGGTCTAAAAACCATGAAAGAAAGAGTAACTGATGTAGGCGGGAAGTTGTCAATTTCAAACAAATTTTCTGCCAACGGTGTTACATTGAAGATAAAAATACCTATTCAGGCAAAATCTACTGGACAGGAGTGA
- a CDS encoding response regulator transcription factor produces the protein MSKSTILIADDQPLIRDGLAAILSMEKEYIIVAKTGDGLETIKQVQVHRPQLVLMDIQMPNLNGLKATKIIKTKFPDTKVLILTTFEDEDYIWEAISHGASGFLVKGDDTEKILSTVKECLDGRINYPSSIQLRLAQALLTTELNEKQSSKDMITNHFDDEKLNSLSIQERDIVRKLKQGKSNQTIASELYLSTGTIKNYLSIIYKKLQVSSRSKVVAYLYENDL, from the coding sequence TTGTCTAAATCAACCATTCTTATTGCTGACGATCAGCCCTTAATTCGTGACGGTTTAGCAGCTATTTTAAGCATGGAGAAAGAATATATCATAGTCGCAAAAACGGGCGATGGTTTGGAAACGATAAAGCAAGTACAAGTGCATCGCCCTCAGCTTGTTTTGATGGATATTCAAATGCCGAATTTAAATGGTTTGAAAGCAACAAAGATAATTAAAACTAAATTTCCTGATACGAAGGTATTGATATTGACGACCTTTGAAGATGAAGATTACATATGGGAAGCGATATCTCATGGAGCTAGCGGCTTTTTAGTAAAGGGGGATGACACGGAAAAAATACTTTCTACTGTCAAGGAATGCTTAGATGGCAGGATAAATTACCCCTCAAGTATTCAGTTACGTCTTGCACAGGCACTCCTGACAACTGAACTTAATGAAAAGCAATCGTCGAAGGATATGATTACAAATCATTTTGATGATGAAAAGTTGAATAGCTTGTCCATACAAGAACGAGACATTGTAAGGAAATTAAAACAAGGGAAGTCTAATCAAACTATTGCTTCTGAATTGTATTTATCTACTGGTACCATAAAAAATTATCTTAGTATTATTTATAAAAAGCTGCAGGTTTCAAGTCGGTCTAAAGTAGTCGCATACCTCTACGAAAATGATCTTTAA
- the rbsK gene encoding ribokinase, which produces MAKIAVIGSINMDLVVETDISPKKGETVLGSNFFASPGGKGANQAVAAARLGGEVTMFGSIGKDQNGEILLANLLEENIDTTYINILDNIPTGVAVIEICEKDNRIVVVPGANKYTNEEYLTKVAESLVSFDVILMQLEVPLESIVFMTKYLSPYDKIIILNPAPAIAIPEEVLTRITYITPNEHEYLTVLNTSSSIEETLRKFPTKLLITCGEKGVVYCDGNSVITVPSIKVDVVDTTGAGDTFTGAFGVAISEGRPLREAILFANTAAGLSTTKMGAQKGMPTREDVENN; this is translated from the coding sequence ATGGCGAAAATTGCTGTGATCGGTAGTATAAATATGGATTTAGTAGTAGAGACGGATATAAGCCCCAAAAAAGGGGAAACCGTTCTTGGAAGTAACTTCTTTGCATCTCCAGGTGGTAAGGGAGCCAATCAAGCGGTTGCTGCAGCAAGGCTTGGTGGGGAGGTTACGATGTTTGGTTCGATTGGTAAGGATCAAAATGGAGAAATTTTATTGGCTAATTTATTAGAAGAAAACATTGATACAACCTACATAAACATTTTGGACAATATCCCTACAGGAGTAGCAGTGATTGAAATCTGTGAAAAAGACAATCGTATTGTCGTCGTTCCAGGCGCAAATAAATATACCAATGAAGAGTATTTAACAAAAGTTGCGGAATCCTTGGTGTCATTTGACGTTATTCTTATGCAATTAGAGGTCCCACTAGAAAGCATTGTGTTTATGACGAAATATCTTTCTCCGTATGATAAGATCATCATCCTTAATCCGGCACCGGCTATCGCAATACCGGAAGAAGTTTTAACCCGGATTACCTATATTACTCCGAATGAACATGAATATCTCACCGTTTTGAACACCTCAAGCAGTATCGAAGAAACATTGAGAAAATTTCCTACTAAACTTTTGATTACCTGTGGGGAAAAAGGTGTTGTATACTGCGACGGAAATAGCGTGATAACTGTACCTTCTATTAAAGTGGATGTAGTTGATACGACTGGAGCAGGTGATACGTTTACTGGAGCCTTTGGTGTCGCAATTTCTGAAGGCCGCCCACTCCGCGAAGCAATTCTATTTGCGAATACAGCAGCAGGTCTTTCGACAACTAAGATGGGTGCGCAAAAAGGAATGCCAACGCGTGAGGATGTAGAAAATAATTAG
- a CDS encoding transketolase family protein, with protein MKNVALKPTRSNKIANRQVISDTLLELGKKNRDILVLTSDSRGSASMVQFGNELPEQIVEVGIAEQNIVGMASGLAHSGKKPFIASPACFLSMRSIEQIKVDVAYSQTNVKLIGISGGVSYGALGMSHHSLQDLAVTRAIPGLHVMMPADRHEAKKMIEALVEFDQPVYVRIGRNPVEDSYLSEDYEFEIGKAVTMKTGNDLTIIASGETVRVALDSAEALEQVGIHCRVINIHTIKPLDEEAIIKAAKETGRIITIEEHSIHGGLGAAVAEVVVQNHPVPMKILGIPDEPAITGTSAQVFKHYGLCVENVKKLAEQLLTN; from the coding sequence ATGAAGAATGTCGCTTTAAAACCTACACGTAGTAATAAGATTGCTAACCGTCAAGTCATCAGTGATACATTGTTAGAATTAGGAAAGAAAAATAGAGATATTTTAGTTCTCACTAGTGATTCAAGAGGATCCGCTTCTATGGTGCAATTTGGAAATGAACTACCTGAACAAATCGTTGAAGTGGGAATTGCTGAACAAAATATCGTTGGTATGGCTTCAGGTTTAGCTCACTCAGGGAAAAAGCCATTCATTGCATCACCTGCCTGTTTTTTAAGTATGAGAAGTATCGAACAAATTAAGGTGGATGTTGCTTATTCACAGACAAATGTGAAATTAATTGGTATCAGTGGTGGTGTCAGTTATGGCGCGCTTGGAATGTCACATCACTCACTCCAAGATTTAGCGGTGACGCGCGCGATTCCAGGTCTGCATGTCATGATGCCAGCAGATCGCCATGAAGCGAAAAAGATGATTGAGGCGTTAGTGGAATTTGATCAACCTGTATATGTTCGAATTGGACGTAATCCAGTAGAGGATTCGTATCTTTCGGAAGACTATGAATTTGAAATTGGGAAGGCCGTTACGATGAAGACTGGGAATGACCTTACCATTATTGCAAGCGGAGAAACCGTTCGTGTCGCATTAGACTCTGCTGAAGCATTAGAACAAGTTGGAATCCACTGTCGTGTTATTAATATTCATACGATCAAACCTTTGGATGAAGAGGCGATTATTAAAGCAGCAAAGGAAACTGGTAGAATTATTACGATTGAAGAACATAGCATCCATGGTGGATTAGGTGCTGCTGTAGCAGAGGTTGTCGTTCAAAATCATCCCGTACCGATGAAGATTTTGGGAATTCCAGATGAACCAGCTATTACAGGAACTTCAGCTCAAGTATTTAAACATTACGGACTATGTGTAGAGAATGTGAAAAAGCTAGCAGAACAACTGTTAACTAACTAG
- a CDS encoding transketolase, with product MEEITFLKRKAVEIRMDLLTMIYEARTGHTGGSLSSTDILTVLYYKVMNIDPSKPKWADRDRYVQSKGHSVEALWSILADKGFFPKEELKTFSQFGSRLIGHPNNKVPGIEMNTGALGHGLPISVGMALAAKLDGKSYKVYTLMGDGEQAEGSIWEGAMAAAQYKLDNLIAIIDRNRLQITGSTEDVMGLEPLGDKWRSFGWEVVEVDGNDIEQLVEVFSTTPRVAGKPTMIVANTVKGKGISFSENQVAWHHKVPTEEQFNLAIDELSKQLEVLV from the coding sequence ATGGAAGAAATTACTTTTCTAAAAAGAAAAGCCGTCGAAATCCGGATGGACCTATTAACGATGATTTATGAAGCACGTACAGGACATACTGGTGGCTCATTATCGAGTACTGATATCTTAACTGTTTTGTACTATAAAGTGATGAATATTGATCCAAGTAAGCCAAAATGGGCCGATCGTGATCGCTATGTTCAAAGTAAAGGACATTCAGTTGAAGCCTTGTGGTCAATTTTAGCTGATAAGGGCTTTTTCCCAAAGGAAGAATTAAAAACTTTTTCGCAATTTGGATCAAGACTCATCGGACATCCTAATAATAAGGTGCCTGGTATTGAAATGAATACGGGTGCGTTAGGACATGGACTGCCGATTTCTGTTGGTATGGCTTTAGCAGCTAAATTGGACGGGAAGTCATATAAAGTTTACACATTAATGGGAGATGGAGAGCAAGCAGAAGGCTCTATATGGGAAGGTGCCATGGCTGCCGCTCAGTATAAGCTTGATAATCTTATTGCAATTATCGACCGTAATCGATTGCAAATTACTGGAAGCACCGAAGACGTTATGGGATTGGAACCATTAGGAGACAAGTGGAGAAGCTTTGGCTGGGAAGTTGTCGAAGTAGATGGAAATGATATTGAGCAGTTGGTGGAAGTATTCTCAACTACGCCAAGAGTTGCAGGTAAGCCGACGATGATTGTTGCCAACACAGTTAAGGGCAAAGGCATTTCTTTTTCTGAAAATCAAGTGGCTTGGCATCATAAGGTACCTACGGAAGAACAGTTTAATTTGGCAATAGATGAACTTTCAAAACAACTGGAGGTTTTAGTATGA
- the glpK gene encoding glycerol kinase GlpK encodes MTTTEYILAIDQSTSGTKALLVNTTGTITHKRAVSHKQYYPQLGWVEHDPIEIYENVKRVLLEVVESASISLSELSVLAITNQRETIVVWDKETGVPVYNAIVWQCRRTADLCKELKLLGYENAIKSKTGLKLDPYFSASKVKWIMDTIPGVRERANEGKLILGTIDSWLIWKLTGGKVHATDYTNASRTLLYNIHTLEWDAELLEIFRIPAPMLPKVRSSNDEFGVLADADLPFTGLPISGVIGDSQGALFGQKCFEKGMAKATYGTGTSVLMHTGELVRAENGLVTSIAWGINGEISYALEGIIHSTGDTIRWLKENLELINDVNEVESLARSISDNQGIYFVPAFVGLGAPYWNSYARAAIMGISTNTGKAHFVRAALESIAYQVKDAIELMKSESNINMKELRVDGGATANSFLMQFQSDMLATNVVVSNVAELSSMGSVYLAGLGVGIWDSIDEISKLNLENKLYQPTMSDEVRKEYYRGWKQTVQSVLMK; translated from the coding sequence ATGACGACAACGGAATATATTCTTGCCATTGATCAAAGTACATCTGGAACAAAGGCACTTCTTGTCAATACAACTGGAACGATCACACATAAAAGGGCCGTCAGTCATAAGCAATATTACCCGCAGCTAGGGTGGGTAGAGCATGACCCGATTGAAATCTATGAGAATGTTAAAAGAGTATTATTAGAAGTGGTTGAATCAGCCTCGATTTCACTGAGCGAGTTGAGTGTTTTAGCAATTACAAACCAAAGGGAAACCATCGTTGTTTGGGATAAAGAGACAGGCGTTCCTGTCTATAATGCAATTGTATGGCAATGCAGAAGAACCGCTGATCTGTGTAAGGAGCTAAAGCTCTTAGGGTACGAAAATGCGATAAAATCAAAAACTGGTTTAAAGCTCGATCCTTATTTTTCAGCATCTAAAGTTAAATGGATCATGGACACAATACCAGGTGTGAGGGAACGTGCGAATGAAGGTAAGCTCATACTTGGAACCATTGATAGTTGGCTTATCTGGAAGCTAACTGGTGGTAAGGTCCATGCTACAGACTATACGAATGCGAGTAGGACACTTTTATATAATATTCATACACTTGAGTGGGACGCTGAATTACTAGAAATATTCCGAATACCAGCTCCTATGCTCCCTAAAGTGAGAAGCTCAAATGATGAATTTGGTGTGTTAGCAGATGCCGACCTTCCATTTACAGGTCTGCCTATTTCAGGGGTTATCGGTGATTCACAAGGCGCGTTATTTGGTCAAAAATGTTTTGAAAAAGGCATGGCCAAAGCAACCTATGGCACAGGTACATCAGTATTAATGCACACGGGAGAGTTGGTGCGGGCGGAGAATGGTTTGGTCACCTCTATCGCCTGGGGGATAAATGGTGAAATAAGTTATGCACTTGAAGGAATCATTCATAGTACAGGTGATACCATTAGGTGGCTGAAGGAAAATCTAGAGTTGATTAACGACGTCAATGAGGTTGAATCATTAGCTCGTTCTATTTCAGATAATCAAGGAATTTATTTCGTCCCTGCTTTTGTTGGATTAGGTGCACCATACTGGAACTCGTATGCACGAGCAGCGATTATGGGAATCAGCACAAACACAGGAAAAGCACACTTCGTTCGTGCGGCATTAGAAAGTATAGCTTATCAAGTAAAAGATGCAATCGAACTCATGAAATCAGAGTCAAACATCAACATGAAAGAGTTAAGAGTTGATGGTGGTGCAACAGCAAACAGCTTCCTGATGCAGTTCCAATCAGATATGTTAGCAACAAATGTTGTCGTTTCTAACGTTGCGGAATTATCGTCAATGGGTTCTGTCTACCTGGCTGGGTTAGGTGTAGGAATCTGGGATTCAATCGATGAAATAAGTAAGCTTAATCTAGAAAATAAATTGTATCAACCTACGATGTCAGACGAAGTAAGAAAAGAATATTATCGTGGGTGGAAACAAACGGTACAAAGTGTCTTAATGAAATAA
- the xylB gene encoding xylulokinase, with protein sequence MKYVIGIDLGTSAVKAILVDQSGEVVAEVSHPYPLIQKSAGYSEQNPEEWVKQTAKALAELVSIFTGDSSDIEGISYSGQMHGLVLLNENFQVLRPAILWNDTRTSQQCERITEEFGEEILAISKNLVLEGFTLPKILWVQEHEPDLFKQAAVFLLPKDYVRYWMTGMIHSEYSDAAGTLLLDVVNKEWNSEILRKFSIPETICPPLVESHALVGTVRPEVASELGLSVQTKVFAGGADNACGAIGAGILSSKDTLCSIGTSGVILSYESDKETDYQGNVHFFNHGKVNSFYSMGVTLSAGQSLTWFKNTFAQNETFEQMIDAIYDVPVGSEGLLFTPYLFGERTPHPDSLIRGSFIGISGSHRQEHFVRAVLEGITFSLNETIQLFRQAGKNVDTIISIGGGAKSDSWLQIQADIFNAKVIKLKSEQGPGLGAAMLAAYGVGWFSSLEECAKKFIQYSSEFHPHKDRVEKYQQLFEIYQMVYSKTKEINHKLAQFRS encoded by the coding sequence ATGAAGTATGTTATCGGAATTGATTTAGGAACGAGTGCAGTAAAAGCAATTTTAGTGGATCAGTCTGGCGAAGTTGTAGCAGAAGTTTCTCACCCGTACCCGCTTATTCAAAAAAGTGCTGGATATAGTGAACAGAATCCAGAGGAATGGGTTAAACAAACGGCAAAGGCGCTAGCTGAGTTAGTGTCAATTTTTACAGGTGATAGTAGTGATATCGAAGGAATCAGTTACTCCGGTCAGATGCATGGATTAGTTTTATTAAATGAAAATTTTCAGGTATTGCGTCCTGCAATTCTTTGGAATGACACAAGGACGAGCCAACAATGTGAAAGGATTACGGAAGAATTTGGAGAGGAAATTCTAGCTATCTCTAAGAATCTAGTATTAGAAGGCTTCACCCTCCCGAAAATCTTATGGGTGCAAGAACATGAACCGGATCTCTTTAAACAAGCGGCTGTATTCTTGCTACCTAAGGATTATGTCCGGTATTGGATGACCGGGATGATCCACAGCGAATATTCTGATGCGGCAGGAACGCTCCTTTTAGATGTGGTGAACAAAGAGTGGAATTCTGAGATTCTTCGTAAATTTTCTATCCCCGAAACTATTTGTCCTCCGCTTGTGGAATCACATGCACTAGTTGGAACAGTGCGGCCAGAAGTGGCAAGTGAATTAGGACTCAGTGTGCAGACAAAGGTATTTGCCGGAGGAGCCGATAATGCTTGCGGTGCAATAGGGGCTGGAATTCTATCATCAAAGGATACGTTGTGCAGTATCGGGACATCCGGTGTCATTCTTTCCTATGAAAGTGATAAAGAAACAGATTACCAAGGGAATGTTCACTTTTTTAATCATGGAAAAGTGAATTCCTTTTATTCCATGGGGGTTACCTTGTCTGCGGGTCAAAGTTTAACCTGGTTCAAGAATACTTTTGCACAGAACGAGACGTTTGAACAAATGATTGACGCGATTTATGACGTTCCTGTAGGTTCAGAGGGACTGCTGTTTACACCCTATTTGTTTGGAGAAAGAACCCCTCATCCAGATTCATTGATACGTGGGAGTTTCATTGGAATCAGTGGGTCCCATCGGCAAGAGCACTTTGTTAGAGCAGTGCTTGAAGGGATTACTTTTTCACTAAATGAAACGATTCAACTATTCCGGCAAGCAGGAAAAAATGTTGATACCATCATCTCCATCGGTGGTGGAGCGAAAAGCGATAGTTGGTTACAGATCCAGGCCGATATTTTTAATGCAAAGGTAATAAAATTGAAAAGTGAACAAGGACCTGGTTTGGGTGCAGCCATGTTAGCAGCCTATGGTGTGGGTTGGTTTTCATCGTTGGAAGAATGTGCAAAGAAATTTATTCAGTACTCATCTGAATTTCACCCACACAAAGATCGTGTTGAGAAGTACCAACAATTATTTGAAATCTATCAAATGGTTTATTCGAAAACAAAAGAAATTAATCATAAACTAGCCCAGTTTCGATCTTGA
- a CDS encoding MarR family winged helix-turn-helix transcriptional regulator → MTNLIFHEINQKSRLSIKEVNETLKEFGLYSAQWSILFCLNQFGSMTQTELWRYLHVEAPTITRTLVKLEDHKLITRQAGKDKRERTVHLTNEAKVLIPQIKSRVDIVEKKMLASLSEVELQQLSGLLKKVGGSIEHDN, encoded by the coding sequence ATGACTAATTTGATATTTCATGAAATAAATCAAAAATCGAGGCTTTCTATTAAAGAAGTCAACGAAACTTTAAAAGAGTTTGGCTTATATAGTGCACAGTGGTCGATTCTTTTTTGCCTTAATCAATTCGGTTCCATGACACAAACCGAACTCTGGAGATATTTACATGTAGAAGCCCCTACTATAACAAGAACGCTCGTGAAATTAGAAGATCATAAACTTATTACGAGACAAGCAGGAAAGGATAAGCGCGAGCGAACTGTTCATCTTACTAATGAAGCGAAAGTATTGATTCCGCAAATTAAATCTCGAGTTGATATCGTTGAGAAGAAAATGTTAGCATCATTATCTGAAGTTGAACTTCAGCAACTCTCCGGATTACTAAAAAAAGTCGGGGGGAGTATTGAACATGACAACTAA
- a CDS encoding L-fucose/L-arabinose isomerase family protein, which produces MEKLKLGFAPTRRFTFSKEDALKYKNLIREKIEIFGMDIEIVDLEGINDEGLLFERHEEAAIIKHFRDAEVDALFFPHCNFGTEDVVARIAKAIGKPVLLWGPRDEAPLADGMRLRDTQCGIIATGKVLRRFNVKFTYITNCAIDAPIFERGFKNFIGAANVVKQFSNLRILQISTRPSDFWSVICNEGELLETFGIQIHPITLDELTKATLKVEKKDSPELAKAISYIKKELDWSAVTEKDILRIASLKVAMKQIATETGSSAIAIQCWSTLQDLIGIMPCLANAILTDEQIPVVCETDIHGAITSIMVQAATLNTAPTFFADITIRHPENPNGELLFHCGNFPVSLSVEDKPQLKKHFLFDDHAPGTHEGEIKGGEMTLARFDGDHGEYSIFLGKAKGIDGPFTRGSYVWVEVNDWPLWEEKLVKGPYIHHSVGIHANVIPVLFEACEYIPGLTPDPVDPTVEEIKAWLRGSDLNK; this is translated from the coding sequence ATGGAAAAGTTAAAACTGGGTTTTGCGCCAACACGAAGGTTCACATTTAGTAAAGAAGATGCACTAAAATATAAAAATCTAATTAGAGAAAAAATAGAAATTTTTGGAATGGATATTGAAATCGTCGATTTGGAAGGTATAAACGATGAGGGTTTGTTGTTTGAGCGTCATGAAGAAGCGGCAATTATTAAACATTTTAGAGATGCTGAAGTGGATGCGTTGTTTTTCCCTCATTGTAATTTTGGAACCGAAGATGTTGTTGCACGGATCGCAAAAGCAATTGGAAAGCCAGTATTGCTTTGGGGACCAAGAGATGAAGCGCCACTAGCAGATGGAATGCGGCTTCGAGATACACAATGTGGAATTATTGCAACCGGTAAAGTTTTAAGAAGATTTAATGTGAAATTTACTTATATTACAAATTGTGCAATAGATGCTCCGATTTTTGAAAGGGGATTTAAAAACTTCATAGGAGCGGCAAATGTTGTTAAACAATTTTCGAATCTACGAATCTTACAAATCTCAACGAGACCCTCGGATTTTTGGTCTGTAATTTGTAATGAGGGTGAATTATTGGAGACCTTTGGTATACAGATTCATCCGATTACCCTTGATGAATTGACAAAAGCAACGCTAAAAGTTGAAAAAAAGGATAGCCCAGAATTAGCTAAAGCAATTAGCTATATTAAAAAAGAGCTTGACTGGAGTGCCGTCACAGAAAAGGATATTCTCCGAATTGCTTCATTAAAAGTAGCGATGAAACAAATAGCCACAGAGACAGGAAGTTCAGCGATTGCGATTCAATGCTGGTCAACTTTACAAGACCTTATCGGTATTATGCCATGTTTAGCCAATGCGATTCTAACGGATGAGCAAATTCCTGTAGTTTGTGAAACAGATATTCATGGTGCGATTACATCTATCATGGTTCAGGCAGCTACATTAAATACCGCTCCTACGTTCTTTGCAGATATTACAATTCGACACCCTGAAAATCCAAATGGTGAGTTATTATTCCATTGTGGTAACTTCCCGGTATCGTTAAGTGTTGAAGACAAGCCGCAACTAAAAAAACATTTCTTATTTGACGATCATGCTCCTGGTACACATGAAGGGGAAATCAAGGGTGGAGAGATGACGCTCGCACGCTTTGATGGTGATCATGGTGAATATTCCATTTTTCTTGGAAAAGCAAAAGGTATTGATGGGCCATTCACGAGAGGTTCCTATGTATGGGTAGAAGTAAATGATTGGCCGTTATGGGAAGAAAAGCTTGTTAAAGGTCCATATATTCACCATTCAGTTGGAATTCATGCGAACGTTATTCCTGTGCTTTTTGAAGCGTGTGAATACATTCCAGGTTTAACTCCAGATCCAGTAGATCCAACTGTGGAAGAAATTAAGGCTTGGCTGCGTGGAAGTGATCTGAATAAGTAA
- a CDS encoding MFS transporter, with translation MTTNKKPIWTRDFINIAVSNFFIFVALYAFITLLPLYILDLPSGTVAQAGLVTTIFFLSVIIVRPFSGMIIEKFGKKRMLLLSMTAFALSTFSYTLTDDISLFLVLRLIHGISFSIATTVTISIVVDLVPPERRGEGIGYFGLSMNVALVAGPFIALTLQPLISYTMIFILFGIIGVIGLICSLAVKVKDEVVPVSSSSSSSERRRITWSDLFEKRAIAISMVGMFVSFSYASILSFISIYAQSIGMVQAASFFFVTFAAIMILFRPITGRLFDSMGPNIVIIPSLIIYSVGLYLLSITSTPTMLLIAGGLIGLGYGTLLPSFQALVIQSSPNKRSTYATATFFTFFDTGVALGSFILGIVAGALGYSNLYLFMAIFVLFIAVYYTMVIRKQLPKLA, from the coding sequence ATGACAACTAATAAAAAGCCAATTTGGACTAGAGACTTTATTAATATCGCTGTTAGTAACTTTTTTATTTTTGTTGCACTTTATGCGTTCATCACACTTTTACCTCTATATATTCTGGATCTACCTAGTGGCACAGTGGCACAGGCAGGGCTCGTCACGACGATTTTCTTTTTGTCAGTCATAATTGTTAGACCTTTTTCGGGAATGATTATAGAAAAGTTTGGTAAAAAGCGAATGTTGCTCCTGAGTATGACCGCATTTGCCTTATCTACATTTTCATATACATTAACAGATGACATTAGTCTTTTCCTTGTCTTGCGACTCATCCATGGTATTTCGTTTAGTATTGCGACGACAGTGACCATTTCCATTGTGGTTGACCTTGTTCCTCCCGAACGTAGAGGAGAAGGAATTGGTTATTTTGGATTATCAATGAATGTAGCGTTGGTTGCAGGTCCATTTATTGCCTTGACATTACAACCGTTGATTTCTTACACAATGATTTTCATACTGTTTGGAATTATCGGGGTTATTGGTTTGATTTGTAGTTTAGCAGTTAAAGTTAAAGATGAAGTTGTACCAGTTAGTAGTAGTAGTAGTAGTAGTGAGAGACGAAGAATTACATGGTCGGATCTATTTGAAAAAAGAGCAATAGCCATTTCAATGGTTGGCATGTTTGTCTCTTTTTCCTATGCAAGTATACTTTCATTTATTTCAATTTATGCACAGTCAATAGGTATGGTCCAAGCCGCTAGTTTCTTTTTTGTTACGTTTGCTGCCATCATGATCTTGTTTAGACCTATAACAGGAAGACTGTTTGATTCAATGGGACCAAATATTGTTATCATTCCTTCACTCATTATTTATTCAGTTGGTTTATATCTCCTCAGTATAACGAGTACTCCAACGATGCTACTAATCGCTGGTGGATTAATTGGTTTAGGATATGGTACATTGTTACCTAGTTTCCAAGCACTTGTCATTCAATCATCACCAAATAAACGAAGTACTTACGCAACAGCAACCTTTTTCACGTTTTTCGATACTGGAGTTGCATTAGGTTCGTTCATTTTAGGTATCGTAGCAGGAGCTTTAGGCTATTCAAACTTATATTTGTTTATGGCTATTTTTGTTTTATTCATAGCTGTATATTATACAATGGTCATACGTAAACAACTTCCTAAATTAGCTTAA